Proteins encoded by one window of Pseudomonas sp. LS44:
- the infB gene encoding translation initiation factor IF-2, with protein sequence MTQVTVKELAQVVNTPVERLLQQMREAGLPHTGAEQVVTDNEKQALLAHLKSSHGDKVEEPRKITLQRKTTSTLRVAGSKTISVEVRKKKTFVKRSSEEIEVEKKRELEEQQRAAAEEAARVKAAEEAKQQAVEAPAQPQVAPEVVQAAPALAVADIVAAAPVADERKKDDVRRPERARVDDDRRGGERKNSTHRPNLKEKAPAPRVAPRTTEEESDSFRRGGRGKAKLKKRNQHGFQSPTGPVVREVALGETITVGDLAQQMSVKAAEVIKFMFKMGTPVTINQVLDQETAQLIAEELGHKVKLVSDNVLEEQLAESLKFEGEAVSRAPVVTVMGHVDHGKTSLLDYIRRAKVAAGEAGGITQHIGAYHVETDRGMVTFLDTPGHAAFTAMRARGAKATDIVILVVAADDGVMPQTVEAVQHAQAAGVPLVVAVNKIDKPGADLDRIRSELSVHGVTSEEWGGDTPFVSVSAKVGTGVDELLEAVLLQAEILELKATPSAPGRGVVVESRLDKGRGPVATVLVQDGTLRQGDMILVGSNFGRIRAMLDENGKPIKEAGPSIPVEILGLDGTPDAGDEMSVLTDEKKAREVALFRQGKFREVKLARAHAGKLENIFENMGQEEKKTLNIVLKSDVRGSLEALQGSLSSLGNDEVQVRVVGGGVGGITESDANLALASNAVLFGFNVRADAGARKIVEQEGLDMRYYNVIYDIIEDVKKALTGMLGSDVRENILGIAEVREVFRSPKFGAVAGCMVIEGVVHRNRPIRVLRDDVVIFEGELESLRRFKDDMSEVRSGMECGIGVKSYNDVKAGDKIEVFEKVQVARSL encoded by the coding sequence ATGACGCAAGTCACGGTGAAAGAACTGGCCCAAGTGGTCAACACACCGGTAGAGCGCCTGCTGCAGCAGATGCGTGAGGCGGGTTTGCCGCACACGGGCGCCGAGCAAGTTGTGACCGATAACGAGAAACAGGCCCTGTTGGCCCATCTCAAAAGCAGTCACGGCGACAAGGTCGAAGAGCCGCGCAAGATCACTTTGCAGCGCAAGACCACCAGCACTCTTCGAGTGGCTGGCAGCAAGACCATCAGTGTTGAGGTGCGCAAGAAGAAAACCTTCGTCAAGCGCAGCTCGGAAGAGATCGAGGTCGAGAAGAAGCGCGAGCTGGAAGAGCAGCAGCGTGCTGCGGCCGAAGAAGCTGCGCGTGTGAAAGCGGCGGAAGAAGCCAAGCAGCAGGCTGTCGAAGCTCCAGCGCAACCTCAGGTAGCGCCGGAAGTGGTGCAGGCTGCGCCAGCCCTGGCTGTGGCTGACATCGTGGCAGCTGCGCCAGTCGCCGATGAGCGCAAGAAGGATGACGTGCGTCGTCCTGAACGTGCGCGCGTTGACGATGATCGTCGCGGCGGTGAACGCAAGAACTCCACGCATCGCCCGAACCTCAAGGAAAAGGCGCCGGCTCCGCGTGTGGCTCCGCGTACCACAGAGGAGGAAAGCGACAGCTTCCGCCGTGGTGGTCGTGGCAAGGCGAAGCTGAAAAAGCGTAATCAGCATGGCTTCCAAAGCCCGACTGGTCCGGTTGTGCGTGAAGTCGCGCTCGGTGAAACCATCACCGTTGGCGATTTGGCGCAGCAGATGTCGGTCAAAGCGGCTGAGGTCATTAAGTTCATGTTCAAGATGGGCACTCCGGTGACCATCAACCAGGTCCTTGACCAAGAAACTGCTCAACTGATCGCCGAAGAGCTGGGCCACAAGGTCAAGCTGGTCAGCGACAACGTGCTGGAAGAGCAATTGGCCGAGTCGCTGAAGTTCGAAGGTGAAGCGGTTTCCCGTGCGCCGGTAGTGACCGTTATGGGTCACGTCGACCATGGTAAGACTTCGCTGCTCGACTACATCCGTCGTGCCAAAGTGGCGGCTGGCGAGGCTGGTGGTATCACCCAGCACATCGGCGCCTACCACGTGGAAACCGATCGCGGCATGGTGACCTTCCTCGACACCCCGGGTCACGCCGCGTTTACCGCGATGCGTGCCCGTGGTGCCAAGGCTACCGACATCGTGATTCTGGTCGTGGCAGCGGACGACGGCGTAATGCCGCAAACCGTTGAAGCGGTTCAGCATGCCCAGGCTGCCGGGGTTCCGCTGGTGGTTGCCGTGAACAAAATCGACAAGCCGGGCGCCGATCTCGATCGCATCCGTAGCGAGTTGTCGGTGCACGGCGTGACCTCCGAAGAGTGGGGTGGTGATACGCCGTTCGTGTCTGTTTCGGCGAAAGTCGGTACGGGTGTGGATGAGCTACTGGAAGCTGTCCTGCTGCAAGCTGAAATTCTCGAGTTGAAGGCCACTCCGTCGGCCCCAGGTCGTGGTGTCGTGGTTGAGTCGCGTCTCGACAAGGGCCGCGGTCCGGTTGCCACCGTACTGGTGCAAGACGGTACGCTGCGTCAAGGCGACATGATCCTGGTCGGTTCGAACTTCGGTCGTATCCGCGCCATGCTCGACGAGAATGGCAAGCCGATCAAAGAAGCTGGCCCATCCATCCCGGTCGAGATTCTCGGTCTGGACGGCACCCCGGATGCGGGTGACGAGATGAGCGTGCTGACTGACGAGAAGAAAGCCCGTGAAGTCGCGCTGTTCCGTCAGGGCAAATTCCGCGAAGTGAAACTGGCCCGTGCGCATGCCGGCAAGCTGGAAAACATCTTCGAGAACATGGGTCAGGAAGAGAAGAAGACGCTCAACATTGTCCTCAAATCCGACGTCCGTGGTTCGCTGGAGGCGCTGCAGGGTTCGCTCAGTAGCCTGGGTAACGATGAAGTGCAGGTGCGTGTGGTCGGTGGCGGCGTCGGTGGTATCACCGAGTCCGATGCCAACCTGGCACTGGCCTCCAATGCTGTTCTGTTTGGCTTCAACGTGCGTGCCGATGCCGGTGCGCGCAAGATCGTCGAGCAGGAAGGTCTGGATATGCGTTACTACAACGTCATCTACGACATCATCGAAGACGTCAAGAAAGCCCTGACCGGCATGCTCGGCAGCGATGTTCGCGAGAACATCCTGGGTATCGCCGAAGTCCGTGAGGTGTTCCGTTCGCCGAAGTTTGGCGCGGTTGCTGGCTGTATGGTCATTGAAGGCGTTGTACACCGTAACCGTCCGATCCGCGTACTACGTGACGACGTGGTGATCTTCGAAGGCGAACTGGAATCCCTGCGTCGCTTCAAGGACGACATGTCCGAGGTGCGTTCTGGCATGGAGTGCGGTATCGGCGTGAAGAGCTACAACGACGTCAAAGCCGGCGACAAGATTGAAGTGTTCGAGAAGGTACAAGTGGCCCGCAGCCTGTAA